One genomic region from Carettochelys insculpta isolate YL-2023 chromosome 4, ASM3395843v1, whole genome shotgun sequence encodes:
- the CTBP1 gene encoding C-terminal-binding protein 1 isoform X6 — protein sequence MYHTITLTREDLEKFKALRIIVRIGSGFDNIDIKSAGDLGIAVCNVPAASVEETADSTMCHILNLYRRTTWLHQALREGTRVQSVEQIREVASGAARIRGETLGIIGLGRVGQAVALRAKAFGFSVIFYDPYLSDGIERALGLQRVSTLQDLLFHSDCVTLHCNLNEHNHHLINDFTIKQMRQGAFLVNTARGGLVDEKALAQALKEGRIRGAALDVHESEPFSFSQGPLKEAPNLICTPHAAWYSEQASIEMREEAAREIRRAITGRIPDSLKNCVNKDHLTAATHWASMDPGVVHPELNGAAYSRYPPGVVSVAPAGIPTAVEGIVPNPMSLSHGLPAVAHPPHAPSPGQTVKPEADRDHPSDQL from the exons ATGTATCACACTATCACTTTAACACGAGAAGACCTGGAGAAATTCAAAGCACTTCGAATAATTGTCCGAATCGGCAGTGGTTTTGATAACATTGACATCAAATCTGCTGGGGATCTAG GAATTGCAGTATGTAATGTTCCAGCTGCATCAGTCGAAGAAACAGCAGATTCTACAATGTGCCACATCCTGAATCTTTATAGGCGAACTACCTGGCTTCACCAGGCCTTGCGAGAAGGCACAAGAGTACAAAGTGTTGAGCAGATTCGGGAAGTTGCTTCTGGAGCTGCCAGGATTAGAGGGGAGACCTTGGGCATTATTGGATTAG GACGTGTTGGGCAAGCAGTCGCGCTACGGGCAAAAGCCTTTGGCTTTAGTGTTATTTTTTATGACCCGTACCTCTCAGATGGCATTGAACGTGCTCTTGGACTGCAGCGGGTGAGCACTTTACAGGACCTGCTATTTCACAGTGACTGTGTAACCCTGCACTGCAACTTGAATGAGCACAATCATCACCTTATTAATGACTTCACCATTAAACAG ATGAGACAAGGGGCTTTCCTGGTCAACACAGCTCGAGGTGGGTTAGTAGACGAAAAAGCACTTGCACAGGccctgaaggaaggaaggatacGAGGGGCAGCCTTAGATGTACATGAGTCAGAACCATTCAG cTTTAGTCAGGGTCCATTGAAGGAAGCACCAAACCTGATCTGTACCCCACATGCAGCCTGGTACAGTGAACAAGCATCAATTGAAATGCGGGAGGAAGCAGCACGAGAGATCCGCAGGGCTATTACAG GTCGTATTCCAGACAGCCTGAAAAACTGTGTCAACAAAGATCATTTGACTGCAGCTACGCACTGGGCCAGCATGGATCCAGGAGTTGTTCATCCAGAGCTTAATGGTGCTGCATACAG CAGGTATCCCCCAGGTGTTGTAAGTGTGGCTCCAGCTGGCATACCCACAGCAGTAGAAGGAATAGTCCCCAACCCCATGTCTTTATCACACGGCCTCCctgctgtggcccacccaccacATGCTCCTTCTCCCGGCCAAACTGTCAAACCAGAAGCTGATAGAGACCACCCAAGTGACCAGTTGTAG